Proteins co-encoded in one Echeneis naucrates chromosome 22, fEcheNa1.1, whole genome shotgun sequence genomic window:
- the senp2 gene encoding sentrin-specific protease 2 isoform X2 → MYGWIVDGISSLFEPISGQNPAEWPEKGSASPEVPTRAAVTAGAPRPESQSRPAKRNYQSVDVADGVCQSDPVEVKRRRRDVVLGFVKKTVAGVAGLLRLTTRREKPRYFEETRPVTLMGIDELNTSCLSSTEWKMDKPVGGVNEKNPFQGSTPPLMRKYSGVVLSASLPDRGKDRERRGSLQPLPSRSAPRVGAANPDPACNGFGHTRYYKPSLTVEETIKQNNKEHYRRLLEMVTEKYSKSQPLPFNQTKPRDDSLSQSDFKPAASGKTFESALRKTSYTGAPSMFAWRSASATNDRRGGFMFSKSVYGSVEDPQSIRNAKTELDLSTEVATRLNLADRETPAVSLSDSLSALIAHTRHNSEDIPTLTKGMATEVSVALAQSDPNLVLSAAFKLRITQRDLATLQDGGWLNDEVMNFYLSLVMERCSGETAGWKVYSFSTFFFPKLIGGGGGQAGGHAAVKRWTKAVDLFVYDLILVPLHLGFHWAMAVIDLKSKTVKSYDSMGQRHDDICSQLLLYLMEEHRSKKGRELDSAKWTIGSLRPTEIPQQKNGSDCGVFACKYADYIAKGLPLTFKQCHMPLFRKLMIWEILNQRLL, encoded by the exons ATGTATGGATGGATAGTTGACGGAATCTCGTCGCTTTTCGAGCCCATTTCGGGGCAAAACCCCGCCGAGTGGCCGGAGAAAGGTAGCGCTAGCCCGGAGGTTCCCACGCGAGCTGCCGTTACAGCCGGAGCGCCGCGGCCAGAGAGTCAGAGCAGACCGGCCAAACGGAACTACCAGAG TGTTGATGTTGCTGACGGTGTTTGCCAGAGTGACCCGGTGGAGGTAAAAAGACGGAGGAGAG ATGTAGTCCTCGGCTTTGTAAAGAAGACTGTGGCAGGGGTAGCAGGTCTGCTCAGGCTGACAACCAGGCGTGAGAAACCCAGATATTTTGAAGAGACACGG CCTGTCACGCTGATGGGGATAGATGAGCTTAACACCTCCTGTCTGAGCAGTACAGAGTGGAAAATGG ACAAGCCAGTGGGCGGAGTAAATGAGAAGAATCCCTTCCAGGGCTCCACACCTCCTTTAATGAGGAAATACAG TGGAGTGGTGCTTTCTGCAAGCCTCCCTGACAGGGgaaaagacagggagaggaggggtTCCCTTCAGCCGCTGCCCTCAAGGTCTGCACCGAGGGTAGGAGCTGCTAATCCTGATCCAGCATGCAATGGCTTTGGACATACTCGCTACTACAAGCCCAGTCTTACTGTGGAAGAG ACCATAAAGCAGAATAATAAGGAGCACTACAGGCGCTTGCTTGAAATGGTGACGGAAAAGTATAGCAAAAGTCAACCATTACCTTTCAACCAAACGAAACCCAGAGA TGACTCGCTGTCACAGAGCGATTTCAAACCTGCTGCATCAGGGAAAACATTTGAATCGGCTTTGAGAAAGACAAGTTACACAG GTGCCCCAAGCATGTTTGCATGGAGAAGTGCATCTGCAACCAATGACAG GAGGGGTGGCTTCATGTTCAGCAAGTCAGTCTATGGCAGTGTTGAGGACCCACAGTCTATTAGAAATGCAAAG ACAGAGTTGGACCTCTCCACAGAAGTAGCAACTCGGCTCAATTTAGCAGACAGAGAGACTCCTGCGGTCAGTCTGTCTGATTCACTTTCTGCACTTATAGCACATACAAGGCACAACAGTGAGGACATACCTACGTTGACGAAG ggaaTGGCAACCGAAGTGAGTGTTGCTCTGGCTCAGAGCGATCCCAACCTTGTTCTAAGTGCAGCTTTCAAACTTCGTATCACACAAAGGGATCTGGCCACGCTGCAGGATGGTGGCTGGCTCAATGATGAG GTGATGAACTTCTATCTGTCACTGGTCATGGAGCGGTGCTCTGGTGAAACAGCAGGATGGAAGGTCTATTCCTTTAGCACCTTCTTCTTCCCCAAGCTGAtaggtggtggaggtgggcaGGCAGGAGGACATGCTGCTGTAAAACGCTGGACCAAGGCTGTTGATCTCTTCGTCTACGACCTCATCCTGGTTCCTCTGCACCTGGGTTTCCACTGGGCAATGGCT GTGATTGATTTAAAATCGAAAACAGTGAAGTCGTATGACTCAATGGGCCAGAGACATGACGACATCTGCAGTCAGTTATT ACTCTATCTTATGGAGGAGCACAGAtcaaagaaaggcagagaacTCGACAGTGCCAAATGGACTATTGGAAGCTTGAGGCCAACT GAAATTCCCCAGCAGAAAAATGGCAGTGACTGTGGTGTCTTTGCCTGTAAATATGCTGACTATATTGCAAAAGGATTGCCTCTCACCTTCAAGCAG TGCCACATGCCCCTCTTCAGAAAGTTAATGATTTGGGAAATCCTAAATCAAAGACTGCTATAG
- the senp2 gene encoding sentrin-specific protease 2 isoform X1 translates to MYGWIVDGISSLFEPISGQNPAEWPEKGSASPEVPTRAAVTAGAPRPESQSRPAKRNYQSVDVADGVCQSDPVEVKRRRRDVVLGFVKKTVAGVAGLLRLTTRREKPRYFEETRPVTLMGIDELNTSCLSSTEWKMDKPVGGVNEKNPFQGSTPPLMRKYSGVVLSASLPDRGKDRERRGSLQPLPSRSAPRVGAANPDPACNGFGHTRYYKPSLTVEETIKQNNKEHYRRLLEMVTEKYSKSQPLPFNQTKPRDDSLSQSDFKPAASGKTFESALRKTSYTGAPSMFAWRSASATNDRRGGFMFSKSVYGSVEDPQSIRNAKQTELDLSTEVATRLNLADRETPAVSLSDSLSALIAHTRHNSEDIPTLTKGMATEVSVALAQSDPNLVLSAAFKLRITQRDLATLQDGGWLNDEVMNFYLSLVMERCSGETAGWKVYSFSTFFFPKLIGGGGGQAGGHAAVKRWTKAVDLFVYDLILVPLHLGFHWAMAVIDLKSKTVKSYDSMGQRHDDICSQLLLYLMEEHRSKKGRELDSAKWTIGSLRPTEIPQQKNGSDCGVFACKYADYIAKGLPLTFKQCHMPLFRKLMIWEILNQRLL, encoded by the exons ATGTATGGATGGATAGTTGACGGAATCTCGTCGCTTTTCGAGCCCATTTCGGGGCAAAACCCCGCCGAGTGGCCGGAGAAAGGTAGCGCTAGCCCGGAGGTTCCCACGCGAGCTGCCGTTACAGCCGGAGCGCCGCGGCCAGAGAGTCAGAGCAGACCGGCCAAACGGAACTACCAGAG TGTTGATGTTGCTGACGGTGTTTGCCAGAGTGACCCGGTGGAGGTAAAAAGACGGAGGAGAG ATGTAGTCCTCGGCTTTGTAAAGAAGACTGTGGCAGGGGTAGCAGGTCTGCTCAGGCTGACAACCAGGCGTGAGAAACCCAGATATTTTGAAGAGACACGG CCTGTCACGCTGATGGGGATAGATGAGCTTAACACCTCCTGTCTGAGCAGTACAGAGTGGAAAATGG ACAAGCCAGTGGGCGGAGTAAATGAGAAGAATCCCTTCCAGGGCTCCACACCTCCTTTAATGAGGAAATACAG TGGAGTGGTGCTTTCTGCAAGCCTCCCTGACAGGGgaaaagacagggagaggaggggtTCCCTTCAGCCGCTGCCCTCAAGGTCTGCACCGAGGGTAGGAGCTGCTAATCCTGATCCAGCATGCAATGGCTTTGGACATACTCGCTACTACAAGCCCAGTCTTACTGTGGAAGAG ACCATAAAGCAGAATAATAAGGAGCACTACAGGCGCTTGCTTGAAATGGTGACGGAAAAGTATAGCAAAAGTCAACCATTACCTTTCAACCAAACGAAACCCAGAGA TGACTCGCTGTCACAGAGCGATTTCAAACCTGCTGCATCAGGGAAAACATTTGAATCGGCTTTGAGAAAGACAAGTTACACAG GTGCCCCAAGCATGTTTGCATGGAGAAGTGCATCTGCAACCAATGACAG GAGGGGTGGCTTCATGTTCAGCAAGTCAGTCTATGGCAGTGTTGAGGACCCACAGTCTATTAGAAATGCAAAG CAGACAGAGTTGGACCTCTCCACAGAAGTAGCAACTCGGCTCAATTTAGCAGACAGAGAGACTCCTGCGGTCAGTCTGTCTGATTCACTTTCTGCACTTATAGCACATACAAGGCACAACAGTGAGGACATACCTACGTTGACGAAG ggaaTGGCAACCGAAGTGAGTGTTGCTCTGGCTCAGAGCGATCCCAACCTTGTTCTAAGTGCAGCTTTCAAACTTCGTATCACACAAAGGGATCTGGCCACGCTGCAGGATGGTGGCTGGCTCAATGATGAG GTGATGAACTTCTATCTGTCACTGGTCATGGAGCGGTGCTCTGGTGAAACAGCAGGATGGAAGGTCTATTCCTTTAGCACCTTCTTCTTCCCCAAGCTGAtaggtggtggaggtgggcaGGCAGGAGGACATGCTGCTGTAAAACGCTGGACCAAGGCTGTTGATCTCTTCGTCTACGACCTCATCCTGGTTCCTCTGCACCTGGGTTTCCACTGGGCAATGGCT GTGATTGATTTAAAATCGAAAACAGTGAAGTCGTATGACTCAATGGGCCAGAGACATGACGACATCTGCAGTCAGTTATT ACTCTATCTTATGGAGGAGCACAGAtcaaagaaaggcagagaacTCGACAGTGCCAAATGGACTATTGGAAGCTTGAGGCCAACT GAAATTCCCCAGCAGAAAAATGGCAGTGACTGTGGTGTCTTTGCCTGTAAATATGCTGACTATATTGCAAAAGGATTGCCTCTCACCTTCAAGCAG TGCCACATGCCCCTCTTCAGAAAGTTAATGATTTGGGAAATCCTAAATCAAAGACTGCTATAG